In Equus przewalskii isolate Varuska chromosome 6, EquPr2, whole genome shotgun sequence, one DNA window encodes the following:
- the LOC103561857 gene encoding olfactory receptor 7E178-like: MELQNLTHISEFLLLGLSDDPELQPLLFGLFLSMYLVTVLGNLLIILVVSCDSHLHTPMYFFLSNLSLADIGFITTTVPKMLVNIQTHSKSITYAGCLTQVSFFLLFGCLDSLLLAMMACDRLVAICHPLHYPVIMKPHLCVLLFLVSFFISLLDSQVHYLMVSQLIFCTDLEIPNFFCDVSQLINLACSDTSANNIVIFFGGTISGFLPISVIVFSYYRVVSSILRLSSSGGKYKAFSTCGSHLSVVCLFYGTGLGVYLSSAVSSSPRKDAVASVMYTVVTPMLNPFIYSLRNRDIKSALWRVASRIA, translated from the coding sequence ATGGAACTCCAGAATCTAACACATATCTCAGAattcctcctcctgggcctctcAGATGATCCAGAACTTCAGCCTCTTCTCTTTGGACTGTTCCTGTCCATGTACCTGGTCACTGTGCTGGGGAACCTGCTCATCATCCTGGTGGTCAGCTGTGATTCTCACCTCCAtacccccatgtacttcttcctctccaacctgTCCTTGGCTGACATTGGTTTCATCACCACTACAGTCCCCAAGATGCTGGTGAATATCCAGACACACAGTAAATCCATCACCTATGCAGGCTGCCTAACTCAAGTgtccttttttttactttttggatGTTTGGACAGTCTACTCTTGGCCATGATGGCCTGTGACCGGTTGGTGGCCATTTGTCACCCCCTTCACTACCCAGTCATCATGAAGCCCCATTTGTGTGTCTTGTTGTTTCTGGTATCATTTTTCATCAGCCTTTTGGACTCCCAGGTTCATTACTTGATGGTATCACAACTTATCTTCTGCACAGACCTGGAAATCCCTAATTTCTTTTGTGATGTTTCTCAGCTTATCAACCTTGCCTGTTCTGACACCTCCGCCAATAACATAGTCATATTTTTTGGTGGGACCATCTCTGGTTTTCTCCCTATCTCAGTAATTGTCTTCTCTTACTACAGAGTTGTTTCCTCCATTCTGAGACTCTCATCATCGGGTGGGAAGTATAAAGCCTTCTCTACCTGTGGCTCTCACCTCTcagttgtttgcttattttatggAACAGGCCTTGGAGTGTACCTCAGTTCAGCTGTCTcatcttccccaaggaaggatgCAGTGGCTTCAGTGATGTACACTGTGGTCACCCCTATGCTAAACcccttcatctacagcctgaggaacagggACATCAAGAGCGCTCTGTGGAGGGTTGCCAGCAGAATAGCCTAA